Proteins encoded within one genomic window of Pseudobdellovibrionaceae bacterium:
- a CDS encoding DUF4105 domain-containing protein, whose protein sequence is MSKLFTHVRSRRLQFGLALAALVGGVLIASLWWARPGIPAAQALTVTKVGCACPTTEGDPHDPAWALNFGSFGGVCIDNCKYRALKILAEHGASIEIANILHGGEYWTTTVDPNEITGSEILFQNFTSIINHVAMGFHLPHVVLKPQSGDPARRLDVPGLVISAEGVPPQNQPYGLFDALLGRYAMAYRISSLDHYQNESAALGFPLKRYDTKLDARESRRLFELALEYSGRESFQSVYQLLYNNCATTAIDLMAMARDPEHRRLLGLREYIDLERGIPATFEWGTLRRMKSEKLLGNESRY, encoded by the coding sequence ATGTCGAAACTCTTCACGCACGTGCGCTCGCGGCGCCTTCAATTCGGACTCGCGCTGGCGGCGCTCGTGGGTGGAGTTCTCATCGCGAGCCTGTGGTGGGCACGACCGGGCATCCCGGCGGCGCAAGCCCTGACCGTCACGAAGGTCGGTTGCGCCTGCCCGACGACGGAAGGCGACCCGCACGATCCGGCGTGGGCGCTCAACTTCGGAAGTTTCGGCGGCGTTTGCATCGACAACTGCAAGTACCGCGCGCTGAAGATCCTGGCCGAGCATGGTGCGAGCATCGAAATCGCGAACATCCTGCACGGCGGAGAATACTGGACGACGACCGTCGATCCCAATGAGATCACCGGCAGCGAAATCCTCTTCCAAAACTTCACGTCCATCATCAACCACGTCGCGATGGGTTTTCACCTGCCGCACGTGGTGTTGAAACCGCAAAGCGGTGATCCCGCGCGCCGCCTGGACGTGCCGGGCCTCGTGATTTCGGCCGAGGGCGTGCCGCCGCAAAATCAACCCTACGGCCTGTTCGACGCTCTCTTGGGCCGTTACGCGATGGCGTACCGGATCTCGAGCCTGGATCACTATCAAAACGAATCCGCCGCCTTGGGCTTCCCGCTCAAACGTTACGATACGAAGCTCGATGCGCGGGAGTCGCGACGTTTGTTCGAACTCGCGCTCGAGTACTCGGGCCGCGAGAGTTTTCAAAGCGTCTACCAGCTTCTGTACAACAACTGCGCGACGACCGCGATCGACCTGATGGCGATGGCGCGCGATCCGGAGCACCGGCGCCTCTTGGGACTCAGGGAATACATTGATCTGGAGCGCGGGATCCCCGCCACCTTCGAGTGGGGCACGCTCCGGCGGATGAAATCCGAGAAACTTCTAGGGAACGAAAGCCGTTACTGA
- the soxR gene encoding redox-sensitive transcriptional activator SoxR — translation MKKTPAKLSTDELSVGEVAARAGIAVSALHFYEAKGLIAGRRNNGNQRRYPRAVLRLVSLIRVAQGLGFTLKEIKNALGVVPKDRPPTKEEWARLGRSWREDLDARIETMTRLRDQLTGCIGCGCLSMKECPLQNPGDRLARKGPGQHLL, via the coding sequence ATGAAGAAGACGCCTGCCAAACTTTCCACGGATGAGCTTTCGGTCGGCGAGGTCGCGGCGCGGGCGGGGATCGCGGTCTCGGCGCTGCATTTCTACGAAGCCAAAGGATTGATCGCGGGCCGCCGTAACAACGGGAATCAGCGCCGCTATCCGCGCGCGGTCCTGCGCCTGGTTTCACTTATCCGCGTCGCGCAGGGACTCGGCTTCACGTTGAAAGAAATCAAAAACGCGTTGGGCGTGGTCCCGAAAGATCGCCCGCCCACGAAAGAGGAGTGGGCTCGCCTGGGCCGTTCGTGGCGCGAAGACCTGGACGCACGGATCGAAACGATGACCCGGCTGCGCGATCAGCTGACGGGTTGTATCGGTTGCGGCTGTTTGTCGATGAAGGAATGTCCGTTACAGAATCCCGGAGATCGCCTGGCGCGTAAAGGTCCGGGGCAACACTTGCTTTAG
- a CDS encoding SIP domain-containing protein — protein sequence MTPSQVASIEKLSENFVQVELSGSPIEKAKWTPGGKIQIDVGGLKFRTFTPLRFGGKEGRLTIIGYRRPGHPATDWLDALRVGEACEVFGPRDSLDFSRLEGNVALFGDETSFGIARVLRGVIGPRAHIFLELNSLVEGRDVLARLGIEAAQTHERVADGAHLAALARGLIEKSGEFSTLFLTGRASSIQRLRTLLKEAGVPGGKLKTRPYWADGKAGLD from the coding sequence ATGACCCCAAGTCAAGTCGCGAGCATCGAAAAGCTTTCGGAGAATTTCGTGCAGGTCGAGCTTTCCGGAAGCCCGATCGAAAAAGCCAAATGGACTCCTGGCGGAAAAATCCAAATCGACGTCGGTGGGTTGAAGTTTCGGACGTTCACCCCTCTGCGTTTCGGTGGGAAAGAAGGGCGCCTCACGATCATCGGCTACCGACGTCCGGGGCATCCCGCGACGGACTGGCTGGACGCGCTTCGCGTGGGTGAGGCTTGCGAAGTCTTCGGGCCGCGGGACTCGCTCGACTTTTCTCGGCTCGAGGGGAATGTCGCCTTGTTCGGCGATGAAACCTCCTTCGGGATCGCGCGCGTCTTGCGCGGGGTCATCGGTCCGCGCGCTCACATTTTTCTAGAGTTGAATTCCTTGGTCGAGGGGCGGGACGTTCTCGCGCGACTGGGGATCGAAGCCGCGCAGACTCACGAGCGCGTCGCCGACGGCGCCCATCTTGCCGCGCTCGCGCGGGGACTCATCGAAAAGAGCGGCGAGTTCTCGACCCTTTTCCTGACGGGGCGGGCGAGTTCGATCCAGCGTCTGCGCACGCTTCTGAAAGAGGCCGGCGTTCCTGGCGGTAAACTCAAAACCCGTCCCTACTGGGCGGACGGAAAAGCGGGGCTTGACTAA
- a CDS encoding superoxide dismutase [Fe] (SodB; iron binding; present under aerobic and anaerobic conditions; destroys free radicals): protein MTYELPPLPYALDALAPHMSKETLEYHHGKHHKTYVDNLNKLVPGSAHDGQDLETLVKTASGPIFNNAAQVWNHTFFWNCLSPQGGGEPKGELARALARDFGSVAEFKDKFADISIKQFGSGWGWLVQNREGRLQLVSTSNAGCPLTEGLTPLLTCDVWEHAYYIDHRNRRPDYLAAFWKIVNWDFAQKNLR from the coding sequence ATGACTTACGAACTGCCCCCGCTCCCTTACGCTCTCGATGCGCTCGCACCCCATATGTCGAAAGAAACGCTCGAGTATCACCACGGAAAACACCACAAAACCTACGTCGACAACTTGAACAAACTCGTTCCCGGAAGCGCGCACGACGGTCAAGATCTCGAGACCCTCGTGAAGACCGCGAGCGGCCCCATTTTCAACAACGCCGCCCAGGTCTGGAACCACACGTTCTTCTGGAATTGTCTGTCCCCCCAAGGCGGCGGCGAGCCGAAGGGTGAACTCGCCCGCGCCCTCGCGCGCGACTTCGGCTCGGTCGCCGAATTCAAAGACAAATTCGCGGATATCTCGATCAAACAGTTCGGCTCGGGCTGGGGCTGGCTCGTGCAAAATCGCGAGGGCCGCCTGCAGCTGGTCTCGACGTCCAATGCGGGTTGCCCTTTGACGGAGGGGCTCACCCCGCTTCTGACCTGCGACGTTTGGGAGCACGCTTACTACATCGACCATCGGAACCGCCGTCCCGACTATCTCGCGGCGTTTTGGAAGATCGTGAACTGGGATTTCGCACAGAAGAACTTACGGTAA